A part of Terriglobia bacterium genomic DNA contains:
- a CDS encoding ribulokinase, translated as MRRQTSTSKRRDKFALGIDYGTESGRVAVVRVGNGELVSSVIVPYPDGVIDARVPGGPKLEHDWALQNPRDYLLVAEKGVRKALKAAGVKPEQVVGLGTDFTASSPLPVKGDGTPLCSLPKFRKHPHAWVKLWKHHAAQPEADRINEIGRERNEDFVRIYGGKYSSEWFFSKLLQIANEAPGIYESTERFIESADWIVWQLTGEEKRGACTAGYKAMWVKGKGFPSPEFYRALHPSLKNVIGTKVTEDYYPLGARAGGLTAEWARKTGLREGTPVSVGNVDAHVSVPACAVTEPGSLVMIMGTSICHILLGRERQAVEGMCGVVEDGVVPGLWGYEAGQSAVGDIFAWFFENGVHESVSREARRSRVPVTAVLEKRAAALAPGESGLLALDWWNGNRSVLVDAGLTGVLLGLRLATRPEEIYRALIEATAFGTRQIIEAFESRGVEVRNLVACGGLPEKNRLLMQIFADVTGREIRIARYLLTCPALGSAMHGAVAAGREAGGYDTIFEAAQNMAQLQKDSCRPRKQAHDVYNRLFKEYQTLHDYFGRGTNDVMKRLKTLQAEQVSR; from the coding sequence ATGAGACGGCAAACCTCTACTTCCAAACGCAGAGATAAGTTTGCGCTGGGGATCGACTACGGGACCGAGTCGGGCCGGGTGGCGGTGGTCCGAGTTGGGAATGGGGAACTGGTGTCGAGCGTTATTGTGCCTTATCCGGACGGGGTGATCGACGCAAGGGTTCCCGGAGGTCCAAAACTCGAACACGACTGGGCGTTGCAGAACCCGCGCGATTATCTTTTGGTGGCGGAAAAGGGGGTCCGGAAAGCGCTGAAAGCAGCAGGCGTTAAGCCCGAGCAGGTGGTCGGCCTTGGCACTGATTTTACGGCATCAAGCCCGCTTCCGGTGAAGGGCGATGGGACGCCGCTCTGCTCCCTGCCGAAATTCCGCAAACATCCCCATGCATGGGTCAAGCTGTGGAAGCACCACGCGGCGCAGCCAGAAGCCGACCGCATTAATGAAATCGGGAGGGAGCGGAATGAAGATTTCGTTCGTATTTACGGCGGGAAGTACTCCTCGGAGTGGTTCTTCTCAAAGTTGCTGCAAATCGCGAACGAGGCGCCTGGGATCTATGAGTCCACGGAGCGCTTTATCGAGTCAGCCGATTGGATCGTGTGGCAACTGACTGGAGAAGAGAAGCGAGGCGCCTGTACCGCGGGATACAAGGCCATGTGGGTGAAGGGGAAGGGATTTCCCTCGCCGGAATTTTACCGGGCCTTGCATCCTTCGCTCAAAAACGTGATCGGGACAAAGGTGACCGAGGACTATTACCCACTGGGTGCGCGGGCCGGCGGGCTGACGGCCGAATGGGCGCGCAAGACAGGTCTCCGCGAAGGCACGCCGGTTTCGGTCGGCAACGTAGACGCGCATGTTTCCGTGCCAGCCTGCGCGGTGACGGAGCCCGGCTCGCTGGTGATGATTATGGGTACCTCGATCTGCCATATCCTGCTGGGAAGAGAGAGGCAGGCGGTGGAAGGGATGTGCGGGGTGGTTGAGGACGGTGTGGTGCCGGGCCTGTGGGGCTATGAGGCCGGACAGTCAGCGGTGGGAGACATCTTTGCCTGGTTCTTTGAGAACGGCGTACACGAGTCGGTGTCTCGGGAGGCGCGCCGGAGCAGGGTGCCCGTCACGGCAGTCCTGGAAAAGCGGGCGGCGGCCCTCGCGCCCGGAGAATCAGGATTGCTGGCCCTCGACTGGTGGAATGGCAACCGCTCGGTGTTGGTGGATGCCGGATTGACGGGCGTGCTGCTGGGGTTGCGTCTGGCAACGAGGCCTGAGGAGATCTATCGCGCTCTGATTGAAGCGACGGCATTTGGGACGCGCCAGATTATCGAAGCCTTCGAGTCCAGAGGTGTAGAGGTTCGAAACCTTGTGGCCTGTGGCGGGCTGCCAGAAAAGAACAGGCTGCTGATGCAGATCTTTGCGGACGTCACCGGTCGCGAGATCAGAATTGCTCGGTATTTGCTCACCTGCCCGGCATTGGGTTCGGCAATGCATGGGGCGGTTGCGGCGGGAAGGGAAGCCGGGGGCTACGATACAATTTTTGAGGCTGCGCAAAACATGGCGCAACTCCAGAAAGATTCCTGTCGGCCTCGGAAGCAGGCGCACGATGTTTACAACCGGCTATTCAAGGAGTACCAGACGCTTCACGATTATTTTGGCCGCGGCACAAATGACGTGATGAAGAGGCTCAAGACGCTGCAGGCGGAGCAGGTCTCAAGATAG
- a CDS encoding L-ribulose-5-phosphate 4-epimerase — MKASEQLRREVWEANLGIYRAGLVTVHAGNASGVDRKRGLVVIKPSGMDYGKLQPKDMVVTDLDGRKVSGRWNPSVDLPHHLYLYKHRPEIGGIIHTHSNYATSFALLGLPIPVYLTAFADEFGAEVPCVPYIDNQGDNLGKGILKHMGKAPAVLLAQHGVFAFGPTPRAALKSAVMLEDVAKTCHLALLLGKPKALPEKEVRKWYDRYHTTYGQPGKKT, encoded by the coding sequence ATGAAGGCTTCGGAACAACTCCGCCGGGAGGTCTGGGAAGCCAATCTCGGAATCTATCGGGCGGGGCTGGTGACGGTGCACGCCGGCAACGCAAGCGGAGTTGACCGTAAGCGCGGCCTGGTGGTCATCAAACCGAGCGGCATGGATTACGGCAAGCTGCAACCGAAGGACATGGTCGTAACCGATCTTGACGGGCGAAAAGTCAGCGGCCGGTGGAACCCCTCGGTTGATCTGCCGCACCACCTCTACCTTTACAAACATCGGCCTGAGATCGGCGGCATCATCCACACGCATTCGAATTACGCCACAAGCTTTGCGCTGCTGGGGCTGCCGATTCCCGTTTACCTGACGGCCTTTGCCGACGAATTCGGCGCTGAAGTTCCTTGTGTGCCATACATCGACAACCAGGGCGACAACCTCGGAAAGGGAATCCTGAAGCACATGGGCAAAGCTCCGGCAGTCCTGCTGGCGCAGCACGGCGTCTTCGCCTTCGGACCCACGCCCCGCGCGGCACTGAAGTCCGCCGTGATGCTTGAAGACGTGGCGAAGACCTGCCATCTTGCGCTGTTGCTTGGAAAACCGAAGGCGCTGCCGGAAAAGGAAGTTCGCAAGTGGTACGATCGTTATCACACGACTTACGGGCAGCCGGGTAAGAAGACCTAG
- a CDS encoding L-fucose/L-arabinose isomerase family protein: MSATTLGVIIGNRGFFPDVLARDGREEILRRLKAAGYGAICLTPEETKHGAVETLQEARRCADLFRQHADEIDGILVSLPNFGDERGVANALRLSGLDVPVLIQAFPDEPNKMLMGGRRDSFCGKMSVCNNLWQYGIRYTLTTLHTEAPASQPFKDDLDSFAATCRIVRGLKNLRVGVIGARPAAFNTVRFSEKLLEHAGISVEPLDLSEVFGRIQRLADGEARVKEKLGSIGTYVATGGIPQASLMKMAKFGVVVDEWMAANGLAGTSIQCWTAMEEFFGVVPCTLMSMMSNNLLPSACETDMTGMVGMYVLQLASGTPSAIVDWNNNYGDDPDKCVIFHCSNLPKHFFENFKMDFQEIIAGSVGKDNTFGTVVGQLKTGPITFCRVSTDDLKGGIRAYIGEGETTDDRPASFGGYGVLKVPRLQNLLQYICRNGYEHHVAVNRSHYARAVAEALGNYKRWDVYTHSADGS; the protein is encoded by the coding sequence ATGAGCGCAACAACTCTGGGAGTGATTATTGGCAACCGCGGATTCTTTCCCGATGTTCTGGCCCGCGACGGACGGGAAGAAATCCTGCGACGCCTGAAAGCCGCGGGCTACGGGGCCATCTGCCTGACGCCGGAGGAAACGAAGCACGGGGCGGTGGAAACCTTGCAGGAGGCGCGAAGATGCGCGGACCTGTTCAGGCAGCATGCCGACGAGATTGACGGTATTCTCGTATCTCTGCCTAATTTTGGAGACGAACGCGGCGTCGCCAATGCCCTGCGCCTGAGCGGCCTGGACGTTCCGGTGCTGATCCAGGCGTTTCCGGACGAGCCCAACAAGATGCTGATGGGCGGCCGGCGCGACAGTTTCTGCGGCAAGATGTCGGTGTGCAACAACCTGTGGCAGTACGGAATCCGCTACACTTTGACCACGCTTCACACTGAGGCGCCCGCCTCGCAGCCCTTCAAGGATGACCTCGATTCTTTCGCCGCCACTTGCCGGATTGTAAGGGGGCTGAAGAACCTGCGCGTGGGTGTCATTGGCGCTCGCCCGGCGGCGTTCAATACTGTCCGCTTCAGCGAGAAGCTTCTGGAACATGCCGGAATCTCGGTGGAACCGCTGGATCTATCGGAGGTGTTCGGCCGCATCCAGCGCCTCGCGGATGGCGAGGCGAGGGTGAAGGAGAAACTCGGGAGTATTGGAACTTATGTCGCGACGGGCGGGATACCGCAGGCATCACTCATGAAGATGGCCAAGTTCGGTGTGGTGGTCGATGAATGGATGGCGGCGAATGGCTTGGCCGGAACTTCTATCCAGTGCTGGACGGCCATGGAAGAGTTCTTCGGCGTCGTTCCCTGTACGCTGATGAGCATGATGTCCAACAACCTGCTTCCGAGCGCCTGCGAAACGGACATGACGGGCATGGTTGGCATGTATGTGCTTCAGTTAGCATCCGGCACACCCAGCGCGATTGTGGACTGGAACAATAACTACGGCGACGACCCGGACAAGTGTGTCATCTTCCATTGCTCGAACCTGCCGAAGCATTTCTTTGAGAATTTCAAGATGGACTTTCAGGAGATCATTGCCGGCTCGGTGGGGAAAGATAACACTTTCGGGACGGTCGTTGGCCAACTGAAGACCGGTCCGATCACCTTCTGTCGCGTATCGACGGATGATCTGAAAGGCGGAATCCGCGCTTATATTGGGGAAGGCGAGACGACGGACGACCGGCCAGCCAGCTTTGGGGGATATGGCGTGCTGAAAGTGCCCAGGTTGCAAAATCTGTTGCAATATATCTGCAGGAACGGCTACGAGCACCACGTGGCCGTCAACCGCAGCCATTATGCAAGAGCAGTTGCTGAAGCTTTGGGTAATTACAAACGATGGGATGTTTACACCCACAGCGCTGATGGGAGTTAA
- a CDS encoding polysaccharide deacetylase family protein codes for MNTSISRRRFLGAAAAAAALPSIGSAGLETAAPAPTIWPGDRSSAISLTFDDGMQTQLDNAGPILKKHGLKGTFFVITGNLNSWRKRPDDWARLAAEGNEIASHTVNHPCMLKSIEIHSQTYTPEMMLREIRDSSESIISRLGVRRGLTFAYPCGDMTFGGQADLARNQARYMDYVAQFYFAARGYNAWAPVVAEDINPLTVPVLGWTIGKDFPSLLAQLEPVRQGHNWGVYVFHGVGGQWLSITNQALDELAGFLAQHSEIWTATFGDVVRYIQETKALKVEAGESSEQSARFSLSWPLDARVYDVPLTLKWKLPSSWNSCTARADGQEMNCSVTASAGAKTALVEVPAQKKTLEFVKK; via the coding sequence ATGAACACTTCAATCAGCCGGCGTCGATTTCTGGGAGCCGCGGCAGCCGCAGCGGCATTGCCGTCGATCGGCAGCGCTGGACTAGAAACGGCGGCGCCGGCTCCGACGATTTGGCCAGGAGATCGCAGCTCCGCCATCAGCCTGACCTTTGATGATGGCATGCAGACACAGCTCGACAACGCAGGACCGATCCTGAAGAAACACGGCCTGAAAGGCACCTTTTTTGTGATCACCGGCAACCTGAACTCATGGCGCAAGCGACCGGACGACTGGGCACGCCTGGCGGCGGAAGGTAATGAAATCGCCAGCCACACCGTGAACCATCCCTGCATGTTGAAGTCGATTGAGATCCATTCACAAACATACACGCCGGAAATGATGCTGAGGGAAATTCGCGATAGCTCCGAGTCCATCATCTCACGGCTGGGCGTCCGCCGCGGCCTCACGTTTGCCTATCCCTGCGGTGACATGACTTTTGGTGGCCAGGCTGACCTGGCCCGCAACCAGGCGCGCTACATGGATTACGTGGCGCAATTTTATTTTGCCGCGCGCGGCTACAACGCCTGGGCGCCTGTCGTGGCTGAAGACATCAATCCGCTCACGGTGCCGGTCCTCGGCTGGACGATTGGAAAAGATTTCCCCAGCCTGCTGGCCCAACTGGAACCCGTTCGCCAGGGCCACAACTGGGGCGTATACGTTTTTCATGGCGTCGGCGGCCAGTGGCTTTCAATTACGAACCAGGCCCTGGACGAGTTGGCCGGCTTTCTGGCGCAGCACAGCGAGATCTGGACCGCCACGTTTGGCGATGTCGTCCGGTACATTCAGGAGACTAAAGCGCTCAAGGTCGAAGCCGGGGAATCTTCGGAACAAAGCGCCAGGTTTTCGCTCTCCTGGCCGCTGGATGCCAGAGTTTACGACGTGCCGCTCACGCTCAAGTGGAAGCTTCCATCGTCGTGGAACTCGTGCACGGCGCGCGCGGACGGTCAGGAAATGAACTGCTCCGTTACCGCGAGCGCGGGAGCAAAGACGGCGTTGGTGGAGGTTCCCGCGCAGAAAAAGACCCTCGAGTTTGTGAAAAAATAG
- the bioD gene encoding dethiobiotin synthase, producing MGADLFVTGTDTGVGKTLVSALLCAALDGVYWKPIQTGASEDSDRRTVMELAGLDAERTVPECYIFDPPVSPHLAAEWAGARIDLGAIHRPEEKLSGPLIVEGAGGVMVPVNGREFMLDLMRRLGLPVVVVARSGLGTINHSLLTLGALGRSGLAVKGVVVVGTPSRDNERAIERYGCAPILGRVPLLEVINRAALLEVFNREFDRDKFD from the coding sequence ATGGGCGCGGACCTCTTTGTTACCGGAACGGACACCGGCGTTGGCAAGACTCTGGTTTCGGCACTACTATGCGCGGCGCTCGACGGTGTTTACTGGAAGCCGATCCAGACGGGCGCATCTGAGGACAGCGACAGACGCACCGTGATGGAGCTGGCTGGACTCGATGCGGAGCGCACGGTCCCGGAGTGCTACATCTTTGATCCGCCGGTCTCTCCGCATCTGGCCGCCGAGTGGGCTGGCGCAAGGATTGATCTGGGCGCGATTCACCGCCCGGAAGAAAAACTCTCCGGTCCGCTGATTGTTGAAGGCGCCGGCGGTGTGATGGTGCCGGTGAACGGTCGAGAGTTTATGCTGGACCTGATGCGCCGGCTCGGATTGCCCGTCGTAGTGGTGGCGCGCAGCGGGCTGGGGACCATTAACCACTCGCTGCTGACGCTCGGCGCGCTTGGGCGATCGGGACTTGCGGTGAAGGGCGTCGTCGTCGTCGGCACACCGAGCCGCGACAACGAGCGCGCCATTGAGCGCTACGGCTGTGCCCCTATCCTCGGCCGCGTGCCGCTGCTCGAAGTCATCAACCGGGCGGCGCTGCTGGAAGTTTTCAATCGAGAATTCGACAGGGATAAGTTCGACTGA
- the bioA gene encoding adenosylmethionine--8-amino-7-oxononanoate transaminase: MSQKPFSIWHPFTQDALDPGPVFIERAEGVYLYTRDGRRLVDAISSWWVTLHGHAHPLIAEAIAEQARKLEQVIFAGFTHGPAEELAAHLRMVLPPPLEHIFFSDDGSTAVEVALKMAMQYWWNQGNRNKRKFVALQHAYHGDTAGAMSVGEDSSFVAAFEGLRFPVYRVPSAYCYRCPVGKTRASCDIDCIQPLEQLLEEKNEEIAAVIVEPLLQAAGGMIVHPAEFLERIRRLTTRHNVLLIADEVLTGFGRTGRMFACEHANVVPDIMCLSKGITGGFLPLGATVCSTPVREVFRSPDRMRTFFHGHSYTGSPLACAAAIASLRIFESEPVFERIAAIESVHAERLPAFKSHRVVGDARAIGTVAAIEIEAEDAGYLSKLRPFLYDFFLERGVLLRPLGNVVYILPPYAITRDELHFVYDVIAEALDGVSGL, from the coding sequence ATGTCTCAGAAGCCCTTTTCCATCTGGCACCCCTTCACCCAGGACGCCCTTGATCCTGGGCCTGTCTTCATTGAGCGCGCCGAAGGTGTTTATCTCTACACGAGGGACGGCCGCCGTCTGGTGGATGCGATCTCGTCCTGGTGGGTGACCCTTCACGGACATGCGCATCCGCTGATTGCCGAGGCCATCGCGGAGCAGGCGCGAAAGCTCGAGCAGGTGATTTTCGCAGGCTTCACCCACGGGCCCGCCGAAGAACTGGCAGCACACCTGCGGATGGTGCTGCCGCCGCCGCTCGAACACATCTTCTTTTCGGACGATGGATCAACCGCCGTGGAAGTTGCACTGAAGATGGCGATGCAGTACTGGTGGAACCAGGGCAACCGCAACAAGCGCAAGTTTGTGGCCCTCCAGCACGCCTATCACGGCGACACGGCGGGCGCGATGTCCGTGGGAGAGGATTCGTCATTTGTTGCGGCATTTGAGGGCCTGCGATTTCCCGTTTATCGCGTACCATCGGCATACTGCTACCGGTGCCCTGTGGGCAAGACACGAGCCTCGTGTGATATCGACTGCATCCAGCCGCTCGAACAGTTGCTGGAAGAGAAAAATGAGGAGATTGCGGCGGTGATTGTTGAGCCGCTGTTGCAGGCCGCCGGCGGGATGATTGTCCATCCAGCAGAATTTCTGGAGCGTATTCGCCGGCTCACCACCCGGCACAATGTGCTGCTGATCGCCGATGAGGTGCTTACGGGTTTCGGGCGCACAGGCCGCATGTTCGCCTGCGAGCACGCCAACGTTGTGCCGGACATCATGTGCCTCTCAAAGGGTATCACGGGTGGCTTTCTTCCGCTTGGGGCGACGGTGTGCTCCACTCCCGTTCGGGAGGTGTTCCGCTCCCCTGACCGCATGCGGACTTTCTTCCACGGTCACTCCTATACCGGAAGCCCGTTGGCATGCGCCGCGGCAATCGCCAGCCTCAGGATCTTTGAATCAGAACCCGTTTTTGAGCGCATCGCCGCCATTGAAAGTGTCCACGCAGAGCGCCTGCCAGCGTTCAAGTCGCATCGCGTGGTCGGGGATGCGCGGGCCATTGGCACTGTCGCGGCCATCGAAATCGAGGCGGAGGACGCGGGATACCTCTCAAAGTTGCGGCCGTTTCTCTATGACTTTTTTCTGGAAAGGGGCGTCCTGCTCCGTCCGCTGGGGAATGTCGTTTACATCCTGCCGCCTTACGCCATCACGCGGGATGAATTGCACTTTGTTTACGACGTGATCGCGGAGGCACTGGACGGAGTATCCGGTTTGTGA
- the cax gene encoding calcium/proton exchanger: MSERSVWIQIWRFVPLRWWASIAILVPASVLLQVFGFSSIVIFAATALALIPLAALLGFATEELAGHVGPSVGGILNATMGNLTELILGLILLWHGHTEVVKASLAGSIIGNLLLVLGLAAFLGGLRQERQTFNRFAAGSNTTMLLVAVVALVMPAVYDLAVFGSVGHTGPTVEQLSLWTALILLVCYLGSLIFTFRTHRNLFGVEPAAPPKIGMAAALAILICAAALIGLESEFLATQVELTAHALGWTDRFVGIVVIAVVGNAAEHSTAVMMAYKKKMDLALSISMGSSAQIALFVAPCLVVVSEIFTAPMSLAFPPPEIVAVVFSVAVVIVVCLDGETNWFEGLQLVGVYLIMAIFFYLLPAST; this comes from the coding sequence ATGTCTGAACGGTCTGTCTGGATACAGATTTGGCGATTCGTGCCGCTACGGTGGTGGGCATCGATTGCAATTCTGGTTCCCGCCTCTGTATTGCTCCAAGTCTTCGGCTTCTCGTCCATCGTGATTTTTGCCGCGACGGCCCTGGCCCTTATTCCACTCGCCGCTCTGTTGGGTTTTGCAACCGAAGAGTTGGCGGGGCACGTCGGGCCATCCGTCGGTGGAATCCTGAACGCCACCATGGGGAACCTGACCGAGTTGATACTTGGGCTCATTCTGCTTTGGCACGGCCATACGGAAGTGGTGAAGGCATCGCTCGCGGGCAGCATCATCGGCAACCTGTTGCTGGTGCTGGGCCTGGCCGCTTTTTTGGGCGGATTGCGCCAGGAAAGGCAAACTTTCAATCGTTTCGCAGCGGGATCAAACACTACCATGCTGCTGGTTGCCGTCGTCGCACTGGTGATGCCCGCGGTATACGATCTGGCAGTCTTCGGGTCCGTTGGGCACACCGGCCCGACCGTTGAACAACTCAGCCTGTGGACGGCGCTTATTCTGTTGGTCTGCTATCTCGGCAGTCTCATCTTCACTTTCCGGACCCACCGCAACCTCTTTGGGGTTGAACCTGCGGCCCCTCCCAAAATAGGCATGGCGGCTGCCCTGGCCATCCTGATCTGCGCCGCTGCACTAATCGGGCTGGAGAGCGAATTTCTGGCGACGCAGGTTGAATTGACGGCCCACGCTCTTGGATGGACGGACCGCTTTGTGGGCATCGTGGTGATCGCGGTGGTCGGCAATGCCGCTGAGCATTCCACCGCGGTGATGATGGCGTATAAAAAGAAAATGGACCTCGCCTTGAGCATCAGTATGGGAAGCAGCGCGCAGATCGCACTGTTCGTGGCGCCATGCCTTGTGGTTGTATCAGAAATCTTCACCGCCCCGATGTCACTGGCCTTTCCGCCGCCCGAAATTGTCGCCGTAGTTTTTTCCGTTGCTGTCGTCATAGTGGTTTGCCTTGATGGTGAAACCAACTGGTTTGAAGGGCTGCAGCTTGTTGGTGTGTACCTGATCATGGCGATCTTCTTCTATCTGTTGCCTGCTTCTACTTAA
- a CDS encoding tetratricopeptide repeat protein — protein MPVFAEPVGRVRQFCILVFAALTVALVLPPRVAFGSDSEAVQHFNLGNKAFQTGDLTQAEGEYRAALKIDSAMIDARQNLAITLAQEGHLEAAAEELRIVLAARPNSAEAHYNLGQVLLQQKNDKAALAELQKAVKLKPNYPEAMNNVALLLERAGDKEAAFGEFRSLLAANPRYAEARNNFGQALANEGKLDEAIAQFRAAIKLRPGFPQAHENLGLALLNKKDKEGARSEFQKAADLGSADAYLSLGVLLGENGELDAAVRSHQEAVRLMPDDPMAHFLLGGGLQQKGDLDGAISEYRRVLRLDPQFSSADLNLGVALREKGDLSEAASALEAAGRISPENPEVHYQLGVTLGRSGDLPRAIDEMRRAVSLKPNYSQAFYGLGQTLRRMGKLEEAQEAFSRVEQLHRADAEFAQANTQYNLGLAALAKGNLDAAQKAFEMALAIKPDFAEAHTNLGAILLDRGETRNAIGQFRAAIDANPDDARAYYNLGLALEKAGDSEAAHAAFQHALKLDPQLKTSAPARQKWK, from the coding sequence ATGCCTGTATTTGCTGAACCTGTTGGCAGAGTGCGCCAATTCTGCATTCTTGTATTCGCCGCCTTAACCGTTGCTCTTGTGTTACCTCCGAGAGTTGCTTTTGGATCAGATTCGGAGGCAGTTCAACACTTTAATCTCGGAAATAAGGCTTTTCAGACTGGAGATCTGACGCAAGCGGAAGGCGAATATCGGGCGGCACTTAAAATCGATTCAGCAATGATCGACGCGCGTCAGAACCTGGCCATTACGCTGGCCCAGGAAGGTCACCTGGAGGCGGCTGCGGAAGAGTTGCGGATCGTGTTGGCAGCCCGGCCGAATTCCGCCGAGGCACATTACAATCTTGGACAGGTTCTCTTACAGCAAAAGAACGACAAGGCGGCGTTGGCTGAACTCCAGAAGGCTGTCAAATTGAAGCCAAATTACCCCGAAGCAATGAACAATGTTGCACTACTTCTCGAACGGGCCGGTGATAAAGAAGCAGCATTTGGAGAATTTCGGTCCCTCCTCGCTGCCAACCCGCGTTATGCGGAGGCGAGGAATAACTTCGGCCAGGCGCTGGCAAACGAGGGAAAACTCGACGAAGCGATTGCACAATTTCGGGCAGCAATCAAACTGCGCCCGGGATTTCCCCAGGCGCATGAAAATCTGGGCCTGGCGCTGTTGAATAAAAAGGATAAAGAAGGTGCAAGATCTGAGTTTCAGAAAGCCGCCGACCTTGGGAGTGCTGACGCTTACCTGAGCTTAGGCGTACTTCTGGGAGAGAATGGAGAGCTTGACGCCGCAGTTAGAAGCCATCAGGAAGCCGTCCGGCTGATGCCGGATGATCCTATGGCGCACTTTCTACTGGGTGGGGGTCTCCAGCAAAAAGGTGACCTCGATGGGGCAATCTCCGAGTATCGCCGGGTGCTAAGGCTCGATCCTCAATTTTCCTCAGCGGATTTGAACCTCGGTGTTGCATTGCGTGAGAAGGGTGACCTCAGCGAGGCTGCGTCGGCGCTGGAAGCCGCAGGTCGAATATCGCCCGAGAATCCAGAAGTCCATTACCAGCTCGGCGTCACATTAGGCCGGAGTGGCGATCTGCCGCGCGCTATCGACGAGATGCGCCGAGCCGTTTCCCTGAAGCCCAATTACTCCCAGGCTTTCTATGGTCTCGGCCAGACACTCCGGCGTATGGGAAAACTGGAAGAAGCCCAGGAGGCATTCAGCAGAGTTGAGCAACTGCACCGGGCCGATGCGGAATTTGCGCAGGCCAATACCCAGTACAACCTTGGTTTGGCTGCGTTGGCAAAAGGCAACCTCGACGCGGCGCAGAAAGCTTTTGAGATGGCTCTGGCCATCAAGCCGGATTTTGCGGAAGCCCACACCAACCTGGGCGCAATCCTGCTCGATCGAGGCGAAACCCGGAATGCGATCGGGCAGTTCCGTGCAGCCATCGATGCGAACCCCGATGACGCCCGGGCTTATTACAATCTTGGGCTCGCTCTCGAAAAGGCCGGCGATTCTGAGGCTGCTCACGCTGCTTTCCAGCATGCGCTGAAACTGGATCCACAGCTCAAAACTTCTGCGCCAGCTCGTCAGAAGTGGAAATAA